In Aridibaculum aurantiacum, the following proteins share a genomic window:
- a CDS encoding glycoside hydrolase family 88/105 protein, protein MLNRYLQFICVLIAVLFSSCRATRVPAKDQVMAPMRLTNQYFMNKWPDAGKPIVTNKQRPSNLWTRAVYYEGLMALYAIDKQQAYYDYAVQWGEKHKWGLRNGVNTRDADDQAAGQTYIDLYMMDKKPERIKDIKTSIDRMVKSEKSDDWFWIDALQMAMPVYVRLGVLYNDTSYFNKMYELYAFTKYKHGGKGLYNPADKLWWRDKDFVPPYKEPNGEDCYWSRGNGWVVAALARTLEMLPKSDPHYNEYLQDFKDMCSALLPIQRADGFWNVSLHDLTHFGGKETTGTALFVYGFAWGMNNGILPKKTYLAPAIKAWNAMVKESVHPNGFLGYVQGTGKEPKDGQPVSYTSMPDFEDYGLGCFLLAGTEMYKMK, encoded by the coding sequence ATGTTAAACAGATATCTACAATTTATTTGCGTTTTAATAGCAGTTTTATTCAGCAGTTGCCGAGCCACAAGGGTGCCTGCAAAAGACCAGGTGATGGCACCTATGCGTCTCACCAACCAGTACTTTATGAACAAGTGGCCGGATGCAGGTAAGCCAATTGTCACCAACAAACAACGGCCAAGTAATCTATGGACGCGTGCTGTGTACTATGAAGGCCTGATGGCTTTATACGCAATTGATAAGCAGCAAGCATACTATGACTATGCTGTGCAGTGGGGCGAAAAACATAAATGGGGATTACGCAATGGTGTCAACACTCGCGATGCAGATGACCAGGCGGCTGGCCAGACTTACATAGACCTGTACATGATGGACAAAAAGCCAGAGCGTATTAAGGATATCAAAACTTCTATAGACCGCATGGTGAAGAGTGAGAAGAGTGATGACTGGTTTTGGATAGATGCGCTGCAGATGGCTATGCCTGTATATGTGAGGCTGGGCGTACTGTATAATGATACCAGCTACTTCAACAAGATGTATGAGCTGTACGCCTTCACCAAGTACAAGCACGGCGGCAAAGGATTGTACAATCCTGCTGACAAACTTTGGTGGAGAGATAAAGATTTTGTTCCACCATATAAAGAGCCAAATGGTGAAGATTGCTACTGGAGCCGTGGTAATGGCTGGGTAGTAGCTGCCCTTGCACGCACTTTGGAAATGTTGCCAAAGTCAGACCCGCATTACAATGAATACTTACAAGACTTCAAAGACATGTGTAGCGCTTTGCTTCCTATTCAACGTGCTGATGGTTTTTGGAACGTAAGCCTGCACGATCTTACTCATTTTGGTGGTAAAGAAACAACCGGTACAGCCTTGTTTGTTTATGGGTTTGCATGGGGCATGAACAATGGTATTTTGCCTAAGAAGACATACCTGGCTCCAGCCATAAAAGCATGGAATGCTATGGTGAAAGAGAGCGTACATCCTAATGGATTTCTTGGATATGTACAAGGCACAGGAAAAGAACCTAAGGATGGCCAACCTGTTAGTTATACCAGCATGCCTGATTTCGAAGATTATGGTCTAGGATGTTTTTTACTTGCTGGTACTGAAATGTATAAGATGAAGTAA
- a CDS encoding glycoside hydrolase family 127 protein, whose translation MIKPLFPFLLFSCITCLPFASDAQVKNKLEYFAASDVQLLPGIFKSAEQTDLKYILALDADKLLAPYLREAGLPAKTESYSNWENSGLDGHIAGHYVSALAMMYANTSNMQVHDRLLYVIDELEKCQQKNGNGYVGGVPGSNQLWQSVMKGDVQALQKKWVPFYNIHKMQAGLRDAYLYAGNEKAKAMLIKFSDWFVQLASSLSDKQMQEVLRIEHGGVNEVLADVYALTGDRKYLDAAYKFSHKAILDPLKAKQDKLNHLHANTQIPKVIGFKRIADVNNDTAYNAAATFFWNTVVNNRTVAIGGNSVREHFNPATNFTSMIQSEEGPETCNTYNMLKLTKQVYQSEALVKYVDYYERALYNHILSTQHPEKGGFVYFTPMRPGHYRVYSQPHTSMWCCVGSGIENHAKYNEMIYAHSGIDLYVNLFIPSKLQWKEQGVTITQETKFPEEERTSFTISTKHSKAFRLHIRYPSWVTAGAMKISINGKAVATKASPSSYLIVDRLWKAGDKVVVQLPMRTAVEPMPAGFNYVAVFHGPVVLAAKIGNDAMPGLYADDSRMGHVAKGPKYPLHEMPMFVTEQQDIAAAIKPVPGKPLTFKAPNIIHPAKYDKLELVPFYKIHDARYVIYWQKETPASLQAIQEKLAADEIAAAQLAAITIDQVKPGEQQPESDHFMQSEKSTTGVFSDRHFREARGGWFSYVLKDQQLQAKKLRITYWGMDRNRKFNILVNDTLIAQVELKGENGEDFYTVDYPLPAEVVAGGKGSLVVKFAAVDNSLAGAVYDIKLLK comes from the coding sequence ATGATTAAGCCCCTTTTCCCATTCTTGTTATTTAGCTGTATTACATGCTTGCCCTTTGCATCCGATGCCCAGGTAAAAAATAAGCTTGAATATTTTGCAGCCAGTGATGTGCAATTGTTGCCAGGCATTTTCAAATCAGCTGAACAAACAGATCTGAAATATATTCTGGCTCTTGATGCCGATAAATTGTTAGCTCCTTATTTACGTGAAGCAGGTCTGCCTGCTAAAACAGAAAGCTATTCCAACTGGGAGAACTCAGGGCTTGATGGTCACATAGCAGGGCATTATGTTTCTGCACTTGCTATGATGTATGCCAATACAAGTAACATGCAGGTACACGACCGTTTGCTGTACGTAATAGATGAACTGGAAAAATGCCAACAAAAAAATGGCAATGGATATGTAGGTGGCGTGCCTGGTAGCAACCAGTTGTGGCAATCTGTAATGAAAGGTGATGTACAAGCTCTGCAAAAAAAGTGGGTGCCTTTTTACAACATTCATAAGATGCAGGCTGGATTGCGCGATGCCTATTTGTATGCAGGTAATGAAAAGGCAAAAGCAATGCTGATAAAATTCAGCGACTGGTTTGTGCAACTTGCATCTTCTCTTTCTGATAAGCAAATGCAGGAAGTGCTGCGGATAGAGCACGGAGGTGTGAACGAAGTATTGGCTGATGTTTATGCTTTAACGGGCGATCGGAAATATTTAGATGCTGCGTATAAATTCTCTCATAAAGCCATTCTTGATCCGCTAAAGGCAAAGCAGGATAAATTAAACCACCTGCATGCAAATACACAGATACCAAAAGTAATAGGCTTTAAACGTATTGCTGATGTTAATAACGACACTGCCTACAATGCTGCTGCTACTTTCTTTTGGAACACCGTTGTCAATAATAGAACAGTGGCTATAGGTGGTAATAGTGTGCGTGAACATTTCAATCCTGCTACGAATTTCACTTCGATGATACAAAGTGAAGAAGGGCCCGAGACATGCAATACGTACAACATGCTCAAGCTTACTAAACAGGTGTACCAATCGGAGGCGCTGGTGAAGTATGTTGACTATTATGAGCGGGCTCTATATAATCATATTCTATCTACACAACACCCGGAGAAGGGGGGCTTTGTGTATTTCACCCCTATGCGTCCCGGGCATTACCGGGTGTATTCGCAGCCACATACCAGCATGTGGTGTTGTGTTGGTTCAGGAATAGAGAACCATGCTAAGTACAACGAGATGATCTATGCTCATTCGGGCATAGATCTGTATGTAAATCTTTTTATTCCCTCAAAGCTTCAGTGGAAGGAGCAGGGAGTAACCATAACACAGGAAACAAAATTTCCTGAAGAAGAAAGAACTTCTTTCACCATCAGCACAAAGCATTCAAAAGCATTTCGTTTACACATACGTTATCCATCATGGGTTACGGCTGGCGCTATGAAAATTTCAATCAATGGAAAAGCGGTAGCAACCAAAGCATCTCCATCATCTTATTTGATTGTAGATAGGCTTTGGAAGGCGGGTGATAAAGTAGTGGTGCAGCTTCCTATGCGCACTGCCGTGGAGCCAATGCCTGCAGGGTTCAATTATGTAGCCGTTTTTCATGGCCCTGTTGTGCTGGCTGCTAAAATAGGTAACGATGCAATGCCTGGTTTATATGCTGATGATAGCAGGATGGGCCATGTGGCAAAAGGACCTAAGTATCCACTGCACGAGATGCCAATGTTTGTTACCGAACAACAGGATATTGCTGCTGCCATCAAACCTGTTCCGGGTAAACCTTTGACATTTAAAGCGCCTAATATTATTCATCCTGCTAAATATGATAAACTGGAGCTAGTGCCTTTTTATAAAATACATGATGCGCGGTATGTGATCTATTGGCAAAAGGAAACACCTGCAAGCCTGCAGGCAATACAGGAAAAGCTGGCTGCTGATGAAATAGCGGCTGCACAGTTAGCAGCAATTACCATTGACCAGGTAAAGCCGGGTGAACAACAGCCAGAATCAGATCACTTCATGCAATCCGAAAAGTCGACGACCGGCGTGTTTAGCGACAGGCATTTCAGGGAAGCAAGAGGCGGATGGTTTAGTTATGTACTGAAAGACCAACAGCTACAAGCAAAGAAGCTACGCATTACCTATTGGGGAATGGACAGGAACCGTAAGTTCAACATACTGGTGAATGATACATTGATTGCGCAGGTTGAATTGAAAGGAGAAAATGGCGAAGATTTTTATACTGTAGATTATCCTCTGCCAGCCGAAGTTGTGGCTGGTGGCAAAGGAAGTTTAGTAGTGAAATTTGCAGCAGTTGATAATTCACTGGCAGGTGCTGTATACGATATAAAACTGCTGAAGTAG
- the rhaT gene encoding L-rhamnose/proton symporter RhaT has protein sequence MQVILGVLFHFIGGFASGSFYIPFKKVKGWAWESYWLVGGLFSWLVIPPLAAYLTIPNFSEIIARTDTSTLTATYVFGLLWGIGGLTYGLGVRYLGVALGSSVILGLCSVFGSIIPSIYYDFFPEEGKDTMTLLLNTSWGQLVLIGLAVCVIGIIICGKAGIMKERDLTAKAASIEKTNVTGNNEFKIGLGLFVAIVSGVLSACFSFGLEAGSPMAMVANDAWKHMNPGPVEFLYRNNVVYVVLLWGGLTTNLIWCLILNARNKTFKDYTNKQTPILRNVLFCALAGTTWFLQFFFYGMGESKLGNGASSWILHMAFIILIANAWGLILNEWKGVTSKTRTTIVVGIFTIIASVLIVGYGNSLK, from the coding sequence ATGCAAGTTATTCTCGGAGTTCTATTTCATTTTATTGGCGGCTTTGCCTCTGGAAGTTTTTACATCCCTTTTAAAAAAGTAAAAGGTTGGGCATGGGAAAGTTATTGGTTGGTAGGTGGACTTTTCTCATGGCTTGTCATCCCACCACTTGCAGCCTATCTTACTATTCCTAATTTTTCTGAAATAATAGCACGTACGGATACTAGCACGCTTACTGCTACCTATGTATTTGGTCTGCTTTGGGGTATAGGCGGCTTGACCTACGGACTTGGTGTAAGGTATCTTGGCGTGGCGTTGGGTAGTTCTGTTATACTTGGCCTATGCTCTGTTTTTGGATCTATCATTCCATCTATTTATTACGACTTCTTCCCTGAAGAAGGAAAAGATACTATGACGCTACTGCTTAACACAAGCTGGGGACAACTGGTGCTGATAGGTCTTGCTGTTTGTGTTATCGGCATTATCATATGCGGCAAGGCCGGCATCATGAAAGAGCGCGATCTTACTGCCAAAGCCGCTTCTATTGAAAAGACCAATGTTACTGGCAACAATGAATTTAAGATTGGGCTGGGCTTGTTTGTTGCCATTGTATCAGGTGTACTTAGCGCCTGCTTTAGCTTTGGCTTGGAAGCCGGTTCTCCTATGGCTATGGTGGCCAACGATGCATGGAAACACATGAACCCAGGACCTGTAGAATTCCTTTACAGGAACAACGTGGTTTATGTTGTACTGCTATGGGGTGGATTGACCACTAACCTTATCTGGTGTCTTATTTTGAATGCACGCAACAAAACGTTCAAAGACTATACTAACAAACAAACACCTATCCTAAGAAACGTATTGTTTTGTGCTCTTGCTGGCACTACATGGTTCCTACAGTTCTTCTTTTACGGTATGGGAGAAAGTAAACTTGGTAATGGTGCAAGCTCATGGATATTGCACATGGCGTTCATCATTCTTATTGCCAATGCGTGGGGTTTGATATTGAACGAGTGGAAAGGAGTTACCAGCAAAACACGCACTACAATCGTGGTAGGAATATTTACCATCATTGCATCTGTACTTATAGTTGGATATGGTAACTCACTGAAGTAG
- the rhaM gene encoding L-rhamnose mutarotase, with protein MKRVAFKMKLFPGKEAEYKKRHDEIWPELQALLKQTGISEYSIFLDATTNDLIGILKIDDPAALDQLPQHPVMQKWWKYMADIMETNEDSSPVSIPLQEVFYMP; from the coding sequence ATGAAACGAGTTGCTTTTAAGATGAAGCTCTTTCCAGGCAAAGAAGCAGAATACAAGAAAAGGCATGATGAGATATGGCCTGAACTACAGGCGCTGCTCAAGCAAACGGGCATCAGCGAATATTCTATTTTTCTCGACGCTACAACCAATGATTTGATCGGGATTTTAAAAATAGATGACCCTGCTGCACTGGATCAATTGCCACAACACCCGGTGATGCAAAAATGGTGGAAGTATATGGCTGACATCATGGAAACTAATGAAGATAGCTCGCCTGTAAGTATACCATTACAAGAAGTTTTTTACATGCCTTAA